A single window of Narcine bancroftii isolate sNarBan1 chromosome 13, sNarBan1.hap1, whole genome shotgun sequence DNA harbors:
- the LOC138748250 gene encoding coiled-coil domain-containing glutamate-rich protein 2-like isoform X2: MVYHQNLLKELEELTHHGENSAKPKLLKSDIKWNYPMAESREWNEDDNLERRPVSFKKEEINEQMNNQGRLHAKKNITSNGEEDLKGYEKSKEVSTEGQHKGKGEDDTKVIMHASKDGDKGSSEKRHGESSEEEDQRSDELGQEQHDLLKINELIEKIAKQELESREDQQGERKKHRSEEEGDVSKRYENGQESVKKRVEENASDEETNQFETEQKGLKILEAQTHLQGSADKHSLEQEQREGKGHSHFRMDLKRRREDLIDYQWKRLHGLENGKDDDEEEGEGMKRKRKEHELRNLMEIEEELKEVAEKLKDIRQG; the protein is encoded by the exons ATGGTGTATCATCAGAACCTTCTGAAGGAGCTGGAAGAACTCACACATCACG GGGAAAATTCAGCCAAGCCGAAACTGCTTAAAAGTGACATAAAGTGGAACTACCCaatggcagaaagcagagaatgGAATGAAGATGATAATTTGGAGAGGAGGCCTGTGTCATTCAAGAAGGAGGAAATCAATGAACAAATGAACAACCAAGGAAGGCTCCATGCGAAGAAGAATATCACTTCAAACGGAGAAGAAGACCTGAAGGGTTACGAGAAAAGCAAAGAGGTGAGCACGGAGGGACAACACAAAGGCAAAGGTGAAGATGACACCAAGGTCATAATGCATGCAAGCAAGGATGGAGACAAAGGAAGTTCTGAGAAGAGACACGGTGAGTCTTCAGAAGAAGAGGATCAGCGTTCTGATGAGCTTGGGCAGGAACAACATGACCTCCTCAAGATCAATGAACTGATCGAGAAGATTGCCAAACAGGAACTGGAGAGCAGAGAAGACCAGCAAGGAGAGAGGAAGAAACATCGTAGTGAAGAAGAAGGTGATGTCAGCAAGAGGTACGAGAATGGGCAGGAAAGTGTGAAGAAGCGAGTTGAAGAGAATGCCAGCGATGAAGAAACTAATCAGTTTGAAACAGAGCAGAAAGGACTGAAGATCTTGGAGGCTCAAACCCACCTGCAAGGGTCTGCCGACAAGCACTCCCTCGAGCAAGAGCAGCGTGAGGGAAAGGGGCACAGTCATTTTCGGATGGATTTGAAGAGGAGGCGTGAGGATCTCATTGATTACCAGTGGAAGAGGCTCCATGGCCTGGAGAATGGCAAAGATGATGATGAGGAAGAAGGGGAAGGAATGAAACGGAAACGTAAG GAGCACGAGTTGAGGAACCTTATGGAGATTGAGGAAGAGCTGAAGGAGGTGGCAGAGAAACTGAAAGACATTCGGCAGGGTTGA